The stretch of DNA ATGGTTACGATTTGAAGTAACTCACAATCACTGCTTCACTTCCTTCAAAAAACTCATCGAAGCCGTCTCAGAGTTTCTCCTCACTTTCCAAAAACCAAACCTCCTATCTCTTATCACTGTTAATTCTTAGACTCTAGGTAAGAAAGGATTTAAGGCATTCGTAAGTGAATCTAAAATTCAGAATTTAAAATCTAAAATTTCTCTGTTTTCCTCTCAATTTTCGCGCCAAGAGATTTGAGCTTTCCTTCAATGTTCTGATATCCTCGATGAATATAGTGAATATTAGAAATTTCTGTTTCTCCTTCTGCCGCAAGGGCGGCAAGAAGCATGGCTGCGCCGGCGCGGATATCCTGGCTCGCAACGGAAGTTCCCTGAAGACGTTTTCCTCCATGGATGAGAAATTGATGCGGATTCATAATTTCGACATCTGCGCCCATTTTTTCAAGCTCGAGGAGATAGGCAAATTTTCGTTCAAAAAGGGTTTCAAAAATATGAGAAGTTCCCTGGCATTTTGTGAGGAGAACAGCAAATTGCGGATGGAGATCTGTTGGAAATGCAGGAAAAACACCGGTTTGAATTTTGACCGGATGGAATTCTTTCTTTGCCCTATGTATTCGCACCTCTTTTCGATCTGGAAAAAGTTCGAAATTCACTCCCACTTCTCGTAATTTTTGAAAAAAAGAATCAAGGTCGTGCTCTTCCACATTTTGCACCGTTATTTCTCCGTTTGTGACGGCTCCCGCAAGGAGAAAAGTTCCGGCTTCAAGATAATCAGAGGCAATAGAAATTTTCCCGTTTTTCAGATGTTTTGTTCCCCATACGTGAAGCGTATGAGTTCCAATACCTTCTATTTTCGCACCAGCAGAAACGAGAAATTCACAGAGATTTTGCACATGCGGTTCAGCTGCTGCCATTCGAATTTCTGATTTTCCTTCGATGGCAGATGCGACCATAACGGCATTTTCTGTCGCTGTTACAGAAATTTCTGGAAGAACGACTGTTGCTGGCGAAAGTTTTTTGGGAGAGGAAAGGACGATCATATCGCCATCTTCCTCAACCTTCGCTCCAAATGCCTCAAATGCCATAAAATGGCTTTTTGCAGGTCTTTTTCCGAGAACACATCCGCCGGGAAATGGTATCCGTACGGACCCAAATCGTATTAAAAGTGGTGCCAAAAGAAGAATACTTGCGCGCATTTTTTTTATATGTGCAGAAAAATCTTTTCCCTGTTTCGGAAATTGAATTGATTCTGTATTAAATGTTATCGAATTTTTATCACGAGTGATTTTTACTCCTAGAATTTCTAAAATTTCCATCATCGAAATCGTGTCATCTATTTCCGGAACATCAGAAATTCTGCTATTTCCTCCGACTAAAATGCTCGCAGCAAGTATGGGAAGTGCTGCGTTTTTCGAGCCTGAAACTCGAACTGTTCCCGAAAGAGGGATACCGCCTTCAATATAAAATTTTTCCCGTATCATTTTTCGAGTTCGTCAGGAAAAGATACCTGTAAAAATGGATCCCATCCATAAATTTTAAAAAGAAAACCTCGGAGAACTTCTGCGAAATATACTCCCAAAATAATAAATATCCATGCGATGGGAAGCGCAAAGATAAGAAGAATGGAGTTTTTGAGCGACATTTGAACGATGAGGAAAAAGATTCCAAAGATAAGTGCCCCGGAAATAAGAACACCAAGGAGTCCTGTGAGACTATTTCTGGAGCCACTCATAATTTCACAAAGTAAACTTGCGACGAGAGCGGAAACGAAGAAGTGCACACTTGCAACGCTGAGTTGGCTTTCAACTGCTATAAGATATGCCGGAAGAAAAAGAAGAAATAGCACCAATGTGAAGATAAAAATTTGCAAAGAAATTCTGCGGAGAGATTTGTATTTTGTTTTCTCAAAAAATCCGAGGAAAAGTCCTACGGAAAGATTCGAAACTAATGTGCCCACAAAAACCATTGAGAGCACGACAACATTCGAGAAAGAGATGGTCAGTGATGATGGAATGTCTTCTCCTCCGGTTTCAACAAATGAAGCTGTAAAAACAATGAGGAGCGCCGAAATCACTCCGATGAGTCCTCCTGCAATTCCCGAAAAAATTCTCAGAAGAAGTGTTGTGAGGGAAGGAATTTGCGACATATACTATAACTGGCAAAATTATGTATGCATAATGACAAAAAACTGAAGAAAAAGGAATACAAAACCTATTTTTTCCAGAATATTTCGCGCAAAAGAAAAAAACTTACTCCCAGAAAAATCCATGTATCAGCAAGATTAAAAACTGGGAATTTCCACACCGCGATAAAATCCACTACTTTCCCCTGCAAAATACGATCCATCAAATTCCCGAGCGCGCCGCCAAGAATGAGCGAAACTGCGAGAATTTCTGGAAAAGTTCTCACAGGATGGAGCCAAAAAAAATATATTCCCATTCCGATGAGAAGGGCGAGAGAAAGACTGATCTGTGCCCAGAGAGGAAACGGAAGAGAAAGCGCAAGGTTGCTGTTATAACTCAGATGAAAACGGAAAAGATCTTGCAGAATTGGAATGTCTTGAGAAGAAAGATATGTCTCCGCCAGCATTTTCGATATCTGATCTCCCACAAAAAAGAGAATCGAAAGTCCGATAAACATCGATATAAGAGCCATTTTTTTCAATGAGGAGCACATTAGAGAATTTCGGTAAGAGAATTCACTACCATGTCAGCAAATTCAAAGCCTTTTGTCGAGTCTCTTTTTACGGCAACAACAGTGCACCCAGCTCTTTTTGCGGAAAGAATCCCCGAATACGAATCCTCGAGAGCGAGGCATTTTGACGGGAGAAGTTTTAATTTTTCGGCTCCAAGAATATATGCGAGAGGATCTGGTTTTTCATGATCTGGAAGAACATCTTCTCTGGTGACAAAAAGAGAAAAATTTTCAAAAATATGAAGCTTTGGATCAAGCGCTCGGAGCCAGTTTTCATATGATCCCGTAACAAGGACTTTGGCGACATCTTCCGTACGTTTGAGAAAATCAAAGGTATCATTTTGCCATGAAATGACATCATAATTTTTTTGGAAAAATTCAGGGAGAAACAGACAATATTCCTCAAAAAAACTTTCTGCGAGTTTTTCATTTTGCTGTTTCATTCCCCATTCTCGAAAAATAAGATTCGTTGCTTTCCCTGGTTCCTTTTCTCCAAATTCATATCCCTTGCCATGAAAAAAAATTTTCAGTGCGAGTGCATGGATCGGCTCCGTATTTGCGAGAGTTCCATCAAAATCGAGAAGAAGGCCTGAAAAGTCATGGAGTGAGATATTCATCGCACACATCATATCTAATTTTACAAGAACTGCGAAAATTATGAGTTCCGCAAATCAGGTTTTCTTGACAATTCCCTCTGTTCCGTCATGCCCCAACACGACGACTTTGTGGTCGACTCCAGACATGAAACATCAGAAAATATTGAGAAAAAACTGAGGATGTCTCTCTGGAGGCATTTCTTGCCACGAGAAATGAAAACTAAATTCAGTGTCCAAAATTGGTGATGAGAGATCCCTCCAGTTGGTAAACATTCACTTTCCCTTGAAGCCTTCCTGACGCTGAGTTTCGCGAGTCGGGATGACGGAGCTCAGATGAAAAATGCTCTTCTGAATCTTCTCCTTACGCACTGGTTTTGAAAAAGAGCCATCGCTGTTGACAAGTCTTGAAAAATGGAATATAAATTGCTCAGTATTAATTATTTTGCAAATGATTTTCTCAGCTCGAAATATCAGTCTCCTTCTTCTCCTTCGCATTCAGCGCGGGTAGAAGATTTTTGTAAAATTTAATTTCGTCTTCTCACATCCGCGCTTGAGGAACGCGGATTTTTTTGTGCGTGTAATTTTTATTTATGATTCCAAAACCTTTTAGAATAGAGCGGCACAGTGAACACCTTCGGGTGAAATATGAAGTGAATTTTAATTTTTTATTTTTATTCTTTTTTCTAATTTTTATGGAAACGATAAATAAAATGAGAGGAGGAATGATGTTTCGATCTCAGGAAAGAGATTCAAAACCTCAGATAGTCACAAAAACTGACACTCAAGAAGAAGATCGAGATCCAAACAAAATCTACGGTTGGGATTACTCAAAAAGCGAAACATCAGATGAATCTCGAGCAAAAATGGAAGCTAAAGCAAGATTCGACGAGACAGTAGCTGCGTATAACGATGAAGTGAGAAGAGGTATGAGAAGAATGCGTGAAACTCGTGGCAATACCGATGATTATTGTACAGTTTGGTAATTAATATAGATAAAAAGTAGGGGCTGAACCCCGCACTGCGGGGCGGCCCCTACGGAAAACATTTCTGACAATCACATTCTTTGTTACAATCTTTCTGATCTTTCTTTCACGTTATGGCTGACATCGATCCAAAATCATTTGATCACAAAACCATTGAAAAAAAATGGCAAAAATATTGGCTGAAAAATAAAACTTTTCGAGCGCCAGATGATTCGAAAAAAGAAAAATATTACGTGCTCGATATGTTTCCGTATCCATCATCCGCGGGGCTTCATGTCGGGCATCCGCTTGGATATACTGCGACAGACATCATGTCGCGATACCTTCGAATGAATGGAAAAAATGTGCTCCATCCGATGGGCTGGGACGCGTTTGGACTTCCAGCAGAAAATTACGCGATTAAGACAAAAGTGCATCCGGAAAAAACAACTTCGGCGAATATCGAAACGTTTCGCAGGCAAATTCAAGACCTCGGATTTACGTATGACTGGGATCGAGAAGTAAATACTTGTGTTCCAGAATATTATAAGTGGACACAATGGTTTTTTGCATTTTTGTACAAAAATAATCTCGCGTATCGAAAAGATGCGCCAGTGAATTGGTGCGAGAGTTGCCAAACCGTTCTCGCAAATGAACAAGTGGTGAATGGGAAATGTGAGCGATGTAAAAATGATGTGATTCAAAAAAAACTCGAACAGTGGTTCTTTCGCATTACGGATTTTATTGAAGATGATCAAAAGACCTCAGGACTTCTTTCTGGACTCGAAAAAATTGATTGGCCAAATTCGACAAAAATTGCACAGATGAATTGGATTGGAAGGCAAGAGGGAATCAATATTTTTTATGACGTGATCGATTCATCAGAAAAAATTGCAACATTCACGAAATATCCAGAAACAAATTTCGGAGCAACATTTATTGTTGTCGCTCCAGAGCATCCGATTGTTTCAAAAATAACAACTCCAGAACACAAAAAAGAAGTGGAGAAATATCTCGAAAGAACTTTCAAAATGACTGAGCTTCAGAGAACTGAAACAACTGAAAAAACTGGAGCATTTACGGGATCGTATGCATTCAATCCACTCAATAAAAAGAAAATGCCCATTTATGTTGCGGATTTCGTATTAGCACATTATGGAACGGGAATGGTCGTCGGAGTTCCGGGACATGATGAGCGCGATTTCGAGTTTGCGAAAAATTTTGATCTCGAAATTATTCGCGTGATGAAAACTTCCGATGGTGATATTTCTCCAGTTACAAAACTCGAACAAGTAGATCATGAAGGAATTATGATGAATTCTGAATTTTTGAATGGAATGGATGCACAAAAAGAAGCGAAAAAAGCAATGATGGATTCCATGGAAAAAGAAGGAATGGGAAAACGTGTTGTCTTTTATAATCTCCGCGACTGGCTCGTTTCTCGCCAAAGATATTGGGGCGCGCCAATTCCAATTGTGTATGATGACGCTGGCAATCATTATCTTTTGCCCGAAGATGAACTTCCCGTAAAACTTCCGACCGATGTCGATTTTATGCCAAAAGGAGAATCGCCACTCGCGAAATCAACATCATTTCATGACAAAAAAGAATTAGAAAGAATTGAAAAAAAACTGAAAAAATCTGGAGATTTATCGAACGAGAGAACTATCGTCAGAAGAGAATCCGATACAATGGATACTTTCGTTTGTTCTTCATGGTATATGTTTCGATTTATGGATCCGAACAATACAAAAGAATTTGCGTCGAAAGAAATGATGAAAAAATGGGGACCAATTGATCTTTATGTTGGTGGCGCAGAACACACTGTTCTTCATCTTCTCTACGCCAGATTTTTCACAAAAGTGCTTCATAAATATGGATATATTGACTATGATGAGCCATTTCAGAAGCTTCGCCATCAGGGTATGATTCTTGGCGAAGATGGACAAAAAATGTCGAAATCGATTGGAAATGTGATTAATCCTGATGAAGTTGTGAACGCATTTGGAGCTGATACTTTGAGATGTTATGAAATGTTTATGGGACCATTTCACCAGAAAAAACCGTGGTCAATGGGCGCAGTGGAAGGAGTACGGAAATTTCTGGATCGAACATATCGCGTGTTCCAGAAGTCAATTACGCCGCTCGGCTCCGCTCGGGGTGACGACGAATTACGAATTACGGATAAAAATTTGCAATCGCTTTTGCATAAGACCATTAAAATTGTAACAGAGCATATTCAAGAATTTCGATTCAACACAGCGCTTTCTCAAATGATGATCCTTACGAATGAGCTTACAAAATCTGAGAGCGTTTCTCGGGAAATATTAGAAAAATTTGTACTTATCCTTGCTCCATTCGCTCCGCATCTTGCGGAAGAACTCTGGGGAGAAGTCCTCGGTCACAAAGAATCACTCACATATGAACCATGGCCAAAGTATGATGAGAAATATCTTGTGGAAGAAAGCGTGACATACGTAGTTCAGGTGAACGGAAAACTTCGTGGAGACTTTACCATAGAAAAGACAGCGTCTCAAGAAGAAGTTATTGCTCAGGCAAAAACCTTAGAGAAAGTGAAGAAATATTTAGAAGAGGGAAAAATTGTAAAAGAAATATTTGTTCCGGAGAAAATTGTGGGATTTGTGGTGAAGTAACTACAAAGCATAAAATACAAAGTACAAAAAAACAGTTTTGTACTTTGTGCTTTGTAGTTTGTACTTCTTCACAAGTCGCCCGTTGAGCGAACATCAAAATTCTCCTCTTGCCAATTATTTATATGCGCAAGATATTGATAAATTGCAGTAGCGATGTCCTGCCTTGATAAATTTTGATGAGGAAAAAGCTCTGTTTTTTGATAAGGAAACATTTCATATTTCTGCGCAATTCCTGCGTACTTAGCAAACCAATCTGTTTCTTGCACATCCGTATAAGAATATGGAAGATTTTCTTCTCCTTGGAGAGAAAAAGCTGTTGTGAACATTTTGAGAAATTCTGCTGTGTTTATGAGATTCTCTGGCCTGAAATAACCATCATCATATCCTTTAATTATCCCTTTTTCGAGCCCCATAACAATGTATCTCACATACCATTCATCATTTTTTATATCAGGAAACTGGGTAGTATTTGAGATTTTTTTTATGAGCCCATATCTCGTTATGAGAAGCATCTTTATCGCCTGAGCACGATTCACATACACATCGCCATGAAATTTGCCGTTTATTCCCTTAATTACATTTCGCCTGTAAAGCTCAGCAACGGCTTTCCCCTCCTGAGTCTGAATATTTATATCTGGAAAAGGTTTTGTAAACATATCAAAGCTTTTTAATACTGGATCTTTATAATTTCCAAGAGGGATAGGGCGTATTTTTTGGTTACGGAATTCAATACATTTTTCTTCAGATGGAAAGAGATTTGCTGTTGGTGTGGCATAAAGGGCATATTGAAAACAAACAGGTATCTTTCTTCCGTCATGGGCTTCTTTACATTGTAATGTATTTGTTAATTCCCACACTACCATTTCTTTATCACATTGAAATCCTTGCTTAAGAACTTTTTCTGGGAGATATTCTTCTTCTTCTTTTCTTCTACACTGCTCATATCCAAGAGCTTCAGGGTTTGTGAAAGGCTCTCTACATCCGTCTCCCGTAAATGCTTTACACCTTCCTGCAACAATCTCGTAAAAAGTACTTTCTTTGCAAGATTCACTTCTGTGAAATCCTGACTTTTCTCCTTCCTTGAGAAAATCGATCCAACTCAAGAATTGAGCTTGAGAAATACAACTTTCCATATCAAATGGCACTTCTTCTTTCATCGCCTGTTCAAAAAGTGACGGTGAATAAAAAAGCAAAGAATTTATTCTCGCAGACTGTAGCCAATCTTCTAATAAAGCCGCATGAAAATGATATTTCTCTATTCGCTGATCTTCCTTAGAGTATACAAGGGGAAGCTTGAATAAAGCGGTGACATAGCGAAGTGCATTATCTATAGAGACATTTTCTTCTGAGGCATCGGGATTTGTAATGTAAAAATAATAGTAATAATTATAAATGTGTTGAGAAGCCTCCCAGAAGCTCTCTGAAGTATCTGGCTCTCGATCTTTCCCACCCTGCGAAGAATTTTGAAAACAGAGCTGATTTGGCACATCAGGAGTACAAATATAACTTTCACCATATCTTGCGAGAAATCGACTTTTAAGAATGGGAATTGCTTCGCCTTTTGTAAGAAGACTTTCATTGGTACCATTTTCTGCAGGAGGCGTACAAGAAGGAATTGGATCATAAGGTTTTGGATCATACGGAATTGTAGGTGGAAAACTTTCTTCATGAGGATTCGTACCTGGCGAATTTGCTCCAGGAGGAAGTTGAGTTGGATTATAGGTTTCAGGAAAAGGTGCAATAATAGTGGAAGGCGGTTGTGGTCCATTGGGCAAATTTTTATACACCCCGCTTGTATCCCTCAGTTCAAAAACTGTATTTGATTCTCGATCTTCTTCTGAAAATGGAAAGAATTCAACGAACCTTGGACCAGCATTTTTATAAAGCCAAACTTTTACGCTGTACGGCGTATGCAACTTCAGCTGCTTATTTTCACCTCCTGAATACGCTACTAAAGTTGAATATGGTGCTAAACCAATAAGGTTACATCTTTTTTCTTTTCTATTACAAACAACGGTATACTCCGGGCGATAAGTATCCTCTTGAAGATACGAAACAATTTGTACTGTGTCGAGAGAAATGTGTTCAGGAAGTTCTTTTTCTCCAACATAAACTGCATATCCCTGAAAATCTTTTCCTCCCTTATACATATCCCAAGAAGCTTCAAAATTTGGAAGAAATCCTGAAGACAAATCCGCCTCATATATGCCTCCGAGAAAATTGTCATTGTAAGAAACTTTTGCTTCTCCGTAATATTTAATCTGGACATTTGAATAAGAAGGCGGCCCATCATCTTTCATCGTACGAGAATCAAATTCAGGCACGTATGTGT from Candidatus Peregrinibacteria bacterium encodes:
- the murA gene encoding UDP-N-acetylglucosamine 1-carboxyvinyltransferase, whose product is MIREKFYIEGGIPLSGTVRVSGSKNAALPILAASILVGGNSRISDVPEIDDTISMMEILEILGVKITRDKNSITFNTESIQFPKQGKDFSAHIKKMRASILLLAPLLIRFGSVRIPFPGGCVLGKRPAKSHFMAFEAFGAKVEEDGDMIVLSSPKKLSPATVVLPEISVTATENAVMVASAIEGKSEIRMAAAEPHVQNLCEFLVSAGAKIEGIGTHTLHVWGTKHLKNGKISIASDYLEAGTFLLAGAVTNGEITVQNVEEHDLDSFFQKLREVGVNFELFPDRKEVRIHRAKKEFHPVKIQTGVFPAFPTDLHPQFAVLLTKCQGTSHIFETLFERKFAYLLELEKMGADVEIMNPHQFLIHGGKRLQGTSVASQDIRAGAAMLLAALAAEGETEISNIHYIHRGYQNIEGKLKSLGAKIERKTEKF
- a CDS encoding leucine--tRNA ligase — its product is MADIDPKSFDHKTIEKKWQKYWLKNKTFRAPDDSKKEKYYVLDMFPYPSSAGLHVGHPLGYTATDIMSRYLRMNGKNVLHPMGWDAFGLPAENYAIKTKVHPEKTTSANIETFRRQIQDLGFTYDWDREVNTCVPEYYKWTQWFFAFLYKNNLAYRKDAPVNWCESCQTVLANEQVVNGKCERCKNDVIQKKLEQWFFRITDFIEDDQKTSGLLSGLEKIDWPNSTKIAQMNWIGRQEGINIFYDVIDSSEKIATFTKYPETNFGATFIVVAPEHPIVSKITTPEHKKEVEKYLERTFKMTELQRTETTEKTGAFTGSYAFNPLNKKKMPIYVADFVLAHYGTGMVVGVPGHDERDFEFAKNFDLEIIRVMKTSDGDISPVTKLEQVDHEGIMMNSEFLNGMDAQKEAKKAMMDSMEKEGMGKRVVFYNLRDWLVSRQRYWGAPIPIVYDDAGNHYLLPEDELPVKLPTDVDFMPKGESPLAKSTSFHDKKELERIEKKLKKSGDLSNERTIVRRESDTMDTFVCSSWYMFRFMDPNNTKEFASKEMMKKWGPIDLYVGGAEHTVLHLLYARFFTKVLHKYGYIDYDEPFQKLRHQGMILGEDGQKMSKSIGNVINPDEVVNAFGADTLRCYEMFMGPFHQKKPWSMGAVEGVRKFLDRTYRVFQKSITPLGSARGDDELRITDKNLQSLLHKTIKIVTEHIQEFRFNTALSQMMILTNELTKSESVSREILEKFVLILAPFAPHLAEELWGEVLGHKESLTYEPWPKYDEKYLVEESVTYVVQVNGKLRGDFTIEKTASQEEVIAQAKTLEKVKKYLEEGKIVKEIFVPEKIVGFVVK
- a CDS encoding HAD family phosphatase, which gives rise to MNISLHDFSGLLLDFDGTLANTEPIHALALKIFFHGKGYEFGEKEPGKATNLIFREWGMKQQNEKLAESFFEEYCLFLPEFFQKNYDVISWQNDTFDFLKRTEDVAKVLVTGSYENWLRALDPKLHIFENFSLFVTREDVLPDHEKPDPLAYILGAEKLKLLPSKCLALEDSYSGILSAKRAGCTVVAVKRDSTKGFEFADMVVNSLTEIL
- a CDS encoding S-layer homology domain-containing protein, which translates into the protein MKIYSSLFHKILIVLVGFSFLLFFIPNVISAEQLFSDVKISTLHKNALKTKKSSGEFLIYFQSSEMASGGHESIKILWRMYMGNLDFDGYALYLQEKGVNLPLDSSSTLQFFPRSEEFGYPCNYEVCSFKVDKKNENGKLVPLKPDVVYEIKVWLYKGEEFFPFSEEDRNSSVFFQYTYVPEFDSRTMKDDGPPSYSNVQIKYYGEAKVSYNDNFLGGIYEADLSSGFLPNFEASWDMYKGGKDFQGYAVYVGEKELPEHISLDTVQIVSYLQEDTYRPEYTVVCNRKEKRCNLIGLAPYSTLVAYSGGENKQLKLHTPYSVKVWLYKNAGPRFVEFFPFSEEDRESNTVFELRDTSGVYKNLPNGPQPPSTIIAPFPETYNPTQLPPGANSPGTNPHEESFPPTIPYDPKPYDPIPSCTPPAENGTNESLLTKGEAIPILKSRFLARYGESYICTPDVPNQLCFQNSSQGGKDREPDTSESFWEASQHIYNYYYYFYITNPDASEENVSIDNALRYVTALFKLPLVYSKEDQRIEKYHFHAALLEDWLQSARINSLLFYSPSLFEQAMKEEVPFDMESCISQAQFLSWIDFLKEGEKSGFHRSESCKESTFYEIVAGRCKAFTGDGCREPFTNPEALGYEQCRRKEEEEYLPEKVLKQGFQCDKEMVVWELTNTLQCKEAHDGRKIPVCFQYALYATPTANLFPSEEKCIEFRNQKIRPIPLGNYKDPVLKSFDMFTKPFPDINIQTQEGKAVAELYRRNVIKGINGKFHGDVYVNRAQAIKMLLITRYGLIKKISNTTQFPDIKNDEWYVRYIVMGLEKGIIKGYDDGYFRPENLINTAEFLKMFTTAFSLQGEENLPYSYTDVQETDWFAKYAGIAQKYEMFPYQKTELFPHQNLSRQDIATAIYQYLAHINNWQEENFDVRSTGDL
- a CDS encoding signal peptidase II: MALISMFIGLSILFFVGDQISKMLAETYLSSQDIPILQDLFRFHLSYNSNLALSLPFPLWAQISLSLALLIGMGIYFFWLHPVRTFPEILAVSLILGGALGNLMDRILQGKVVDFIAVWKFPVFNLADTWIFLGVSFFLLREIFWKK